A region from the Chitinophaga sp. Cy-1792 genome encodes:
- a CDS encoding imelysin family protein, whose translation MKKTFAIIFVCATIISSCSKSSSNNTTTEDFNTLETSVLKDFVNKTAIGGYADLKDKATNFNNVVTALNQNATDANLAAAQQAWRDMRSTWEQCEGYLLGPVEDDSYDPNMDTWPVDYVQMDSLLNSSNALEPSDIALLSTLSLRGYHPIEYVLWGRDGKRKAADITARQKKYITSLTTDLKATCAMLYDSWTTTDNYASKVLNAGAGTQPYAKKLDVYVAIVTALADICGEVGEGKMKEPYDAQDPKIVESPFSGNSATDFKNNIQGAYNVYMGNFLGNQGNGLNKLVAAKNISLDNKIQQQFAAAISSFNAITLPYEQAIISQRVQVQQAMTAIVTLKATLEGDLMTYIKTNIKD comes from the coding sequence ATGAAAAAAACCTTCGCTATAATTTTTGTCTGCGCTACTATCATTTCTTCCTGCTCTAAAAGCAGCAGTAATAATACGACCACAGAAGATTTCAATACACTGGAAACCTCCGTATTAAAGGACTTTGTAAATAAAACCGCTATCGGCGGATATGCGGACCTTAAAGATAAAGCCACCAACTTCAACAATGTAGTCACGGCCCTGAACCAGAATGCAACTGATGCCAACCTTGCCGCCGCACAGCAGGCATGGCGCGATATGCGCAGCACATGGGAGCAATGCGAAGGCTACCTGCTTGGCCCCGTAGAAGATGATAGCTATGATCCAAACATGGATACATGGCCGGTAGACTATGTACAGATGGACTCCTTACTTAACAGCAGCAACGCATTGGAACCATCAGACATCGCCCTGTTGAGTACACTTTCCCTGAGAGGTTACCACCCTATTGAATATGTACTCTGGGGCCGCGATGGTAAACGCAAGGCAGCAGATATCACTGCACGCCAGAAGAAATATATCACCAGTCTGACCACCGACCTGAAAGCCACCTGCGCCATGCTGTACGATAGCTGGACAACAACAGACAACTACGCCAGCAAAGTACTCAATGCAGGCGCCGGCACACAGCCCTACGCCAAAAAACTGGACGTATATGTTGCCATCGTTACTGCACTCGCAGATATCTGCGGCGAAGTGGGTGAAGGTAAAATGAAAGAACCTTATGATGCACAGGACCCTAAAATAGTGGAATCACCTTTCAGTGGCAACTCAGCTACAGACTTCAAAAACAATATCCAGGGCGCCTATAACGTATACATGGGCAATTTCCTGGGTAACCAGGGCAACGGACTTAACAAACTGGTAGCGGCAAAAAACATCTCGCTGGACAATAAAATTCAGCAACAGTTTGCAGCAGCCATCAGCAGCTTCAACGCCATCACACTCCCTTATGAACAGGCGATTATCTCTCAGCGCGTGCAGGTACAGCAAGCCATGACTGCCATCGTAACCCTGAAAGCAACACTGGAAGGCGACCTGATGACATATATCAAAACTAATATCAAGGATTAA
- a CDS encoding ubiquinol-cytochrome c reductase iron-sulfur subunit, with product MQNDRRGFLKEACRFCLLGAVTFSAADLLSSCGTASKGFTASAVNNRVEVPLSLFNSNSFQVISPKNFDYEIAVQKNPDNTFRALLLRCTHHDNQLVATGNGYYCSLHGSQFSKQGTVTKGPAEKPLPVLVTETTPTNLIIHI from the coding sequence ATGCAAAACGACAGAAGAGGTTTTCTGAAAGAAGCCTGCAGGTTCTGTTTATTAGGCGCAGTTACCTTTTCTGCTGCCGACCTGCTATCTTCCTGTGGCACTGCCAGCAAGGGTTTCACAGCCAGCGCCGTCAACAATCGCGTTGAAGTACCGCTCTCCCTGTTTAACAGTAACAGCTTCCAGGTGATCAGTCCGAAAAACTTCGATTATGAAATCGCAGTGCAAAAAAATCCGGACAACACTTTCCGCGCATTACTGCTTCGCTGCACCCATCACGACAACCAGCTGGTGGCTACGGGAAATGGCTACTATTGCAGTTTACATGGCAGTCAGTTCAGCAAACAGGGAACTGTAACCAAAGGACCAGCCGAAAAGCCGCTACCAGTGCTCGTTACAGAAACAACACCCACCAATCTTATCATCCATATATAA